The Lewinella sp. 4G2 nucleotide sequence AGCGGTCAACTGAAGAAGGTTGGCCTTGTCGATGAGCATCTGCTCGTCCTTAGCGCGGGTATTCTTTGCGCCGAAGTAGTTGCGGAAACCGTCGGCCATTGGCTCGAGGGCGTTGAAGCTTTCCACGTCGGTCATCTCCTGGGTAGCGTCGGTACGGCCGGGGGTGAAGGGTACTTCGATGTCGAATCCACCCTCCTTAGCGGCAGCTTCGAGGCCGGCGGCGCCCGCGAGTACGATCGTATCCGCCAGGCTGATCTGCTTACCGCCGGACTGGGCGCCGTTGAACTCCTTACGTACGCCCTCCAGCGTATCGAGTACGGTAGCCAATTGGCTGGGATTGTTGACTTCCCAGTTCTTTTGGGGCAACAGCGCAACGCGAGCGCCATTGGCACCACCACGCTTGTCCGAACCGCGGAAGGTCGAGGCAGAAGCCCAGGCCGTGGAAATCAACTGGCTGTTGGTCAGACCCGCAGCGAGGATGCGGCGCTTCAGTTCGGTAGCATCCGCATCGTTAATGAGTTCGTGGTCGACGGCAGGGACGGGGTCCTGCCAGAGTAGTGTCTCTTCCGGTACTTCGGGGCCGAGGTAACGATCCTTGGGGCCCATGTCGCGGTGCATCAGTTTGAACCAGGCGCGGGCGAAGGCATCGGCGAATTCCTCGGGGTTCTCCAGGAAGTGGCGGGAGATCTTGTTGTATTCCGGGTCCACGCGCAGGGCGAGGTCGGTAGTAAGCATGAAGGGCTGGTGGGTCTTTCCTTCGATGTGGGCGTCGGGCACGGTTCCGGCACCGCCACCGTCGACGGGCCTCCACTGCCAGGCACCGGCGGGGGATTTGTACTTCTCCCATTCGTACTTGAAGAGGTGGGTGAAGTAGTCGTGCGTCCATTCGGCGGGCTTGGTCGTCCAGGCACCTTCCAGGCCGGAGGTAATGGTGTGCTCACCGGCGCCGGATTCAAAGTTGTTTTTCCAACCGGTGCTCATTTCCGCCATGGGTGCGCCGGCGGGTTCCTTACCGACGTACTTTTCGGGGTCGGCAGCACCGTGGGTTTTCCCGAAGGTGTGGCCACCGGCGATGAGGGCGACGGTTTCGTAGTCGTTCATGGCCATGCGGCCAAAGGTTTCGCGAATGTCCTTGGCGGAGGCTTCCGGGTCAGGGTTACCGTTGGGGCCTTCGGGGTTGACGTAGATGAGGCCCATGTGCGCGGCGGCGAGGGGTTGCTCGAGGGTGCCGTTGGCGTATCGCTCGTCGTTGCCCAACCATTCGGTTTCGCTACCCCAGTAGACGTCCTGGGCGGGTTCCCAAATATCTTCGCGGCCACCACCGAAGCCAAAGGGCTTGAAGTTCATGGTTTCCAGCGCGACGTTACCGGTGAGGACGAGAAGGTCGGCCCAGCTCAGTTTTTGGCCGTACTTCTGTTTGATGGGCCAGAGGAGGAGGCGGGCCTTGTCCAAGTTCGCGTTATCGGGCCAGCTGTTGAGGGGGGCAAAGCGTTGGTCACCGGAGCCAGCGCCACCGCGTCCGTCCGCAATGCGGTAAGTACCGGCCGCGTGCCAGGCCATCCGGATAAAGAAGGGGCCGTAGTGGCCGTAGTCGGCGGGCCACCAGTCCTGGCTGTCCGTCATCAGATCCGCGAGGTCTTTCTTGACGGCGGCGAGGTCCAGGGTTTTAAATTCTTCAGCGTAGTTGAAATCGGGGCCTACGGGGTTAGATTCCACGGCGTGCTGGCGCAAGACGCCAACTTTGAGGGCATTGGGCCACCACTGGGTATTGGTGGTGCCGCCGCCGGCCGCCTGATTGTGTTGGCCGCCGAGGAAGGGGCAGCGGCTGGAATCATTCATGTTCCAGACATTGGTGTTTTGGGCGCCTTTATCGCCGTGGGGACTTTCCATAGTGCTATAATTTTAATTGTAGTCCGCGAAAATAACAATCTCGCAGCGGGTGTGCTAACAAGGGGGAGCCAGATTGGGTTGGCCCCTAAAGGCAGTTTGTTGGGGAATTTTGGTGGGATGACGCTCACCGTCACAATCGCCAATTCCAAGCATTAAGTGGCTGAAAATTCCACAGCATTCTCCGTGGTTACCTAACGGCTTAGCGCTATTCATATCGACTCCGGAATGCTCACCCCCGCCGAATCCGGTAGCCATTGAAGTTAGCCGCTGATTTCTGTTGCGCCGCCCAGACGGCAAAGGGGGCGCCGATCAGGATGGCGGAGATCAGGATCCAGCCCATGTAGAACAAGACTAGCATCAGGATAGCGACAATCACGCCAACGACTATTGGAATGACCTTATTCGGAGCCGCGGAAATATCATTCGGGTGGATCGTTTTCGACTCGTGGCAGTGGCTACAGGTAACGCGCAGTTCCGTGCCGTCCTCCCGCTCGAGTTCTACCCGGTCGGTGGCATAAGACTTGTAGCGGGTATCCTCGTGGCAGTTAGTACAAGTGAAGTAGGGGGCGTTCATGGTTGGTAGCGAGGTGAGTGGCTCAAGATAATGATCGGCACTTAGTGGGCAAAAAAGAGAGCCGGTGAAGAAAACCCCAATGGAGATTCTACCGGCTCTACCTACAAACCTACTTCGCAATAATTGTACCCCTGTATGCGGCGGCGGGGAGCTCCGTTACTGTGGGCAAAGAAAAAGTCGATGGGGGAGGTGGGAACTACCCATCCGGGTAGGTTATGAGCTGCGGTTAACATTCACCTTTACGGCTACCGATTAATAAGCGTCGCAGCCCCGGATAACGGGGCCGTTCGCAACACCTCCACCCGATTGTTACCAGTAACCATTTCTTTCTCCGGGGCTATTATCCGCGCCATCAATGCGTCGGAACACCTAAATGGCTTATATTCACCTGCATACATTATGGAGCGCACTGTCAAAAGCATTCTGATTGTAGAGGATGAGGCCATCATTGCCCTGGAGATTGAATTGGCTCTCCGCCAACTCGGATACCGAGTGGTGGGGAAGGCCGCCAACGGCGACAAAGCGCTGGATCTCCTGGCCAGCACCAACCCCGATCTCGTACTGCTGGACATCGACATTAAGGGCACCCTGAACGGCGTGGACCTGGCGCGCATCATCCGCAGCAACTACCATTTCCCCTTCGTGTTCCTGACGGCGCTCTCGGACCGGGCCACCCTGAATAGTCTACGGGATACGCTGCCCTACGGCTACATCGTCAAACCCTTCAACGAGAGTGATCTATACACGACGATCGAGATTGCACTGGATAAATTTAAGGCGGAACATCAGCCCAGTTTTCCGAGTAGGGAAGCGCTCAACAGTCAATTGCCCGAGCCCTTATCGGAGCGGGAATACGAGGTGCTGCGCCACATCGATGAGGGGTACGCCTACCGGGAAATCGCGGACCGGCTCTTCGTGAGCGTAAATACCATCAAGCACCACCAGAAGTCCCTTTTTGCTAAAATGCAACTTCATTCCCGCCACCAGGTGAGCCATTACCTGCGTAACCTCGATAGCTCAATTTGAACCTTCCGCTATGCGTAATCGACCCGTCCTTTCCTACAGCCTATTGTTGCTTGCTCTCTTCCTGGGCACCTGCGCCAGCGCCCAAACGGAGGATAAGCGAGCGGACCTGTCCCTCCTAGGTAAACGGCTAAGTAAGGAAGTGCCCGGATCCGACGCCGCCGCGGCCGTGCTCGATACCATCCGGCAAGTGAGTGAAGAACTGGGTACGGACTTCAGCAAGGCCTACTACCTCGAGCAGCGCGTGATCGCTAACCAGCACAAAATGGACACCGCAGAAATGCGGCAGATCCTGGAGGAAGCGCTTGCGCTCTACGAAAAGGATGCCGACGACTCCGGCCGTGCCCGTGTATATGGCCGCCTGGGTTACGTGGGGTTCCGCAGCCGCAACTACCTCATGGTGTACGAGATGGCCGCCGAACAACTCAAAGCCGCTAAACTGGCTAAGGACGATCAGCAGATCGGTACGGCCCTGGGAAATCTGGGGCTCTCCAGCAAATTGATCGGCAATAAACCGCAAGCCCGGCGCTACTACCTGGAAAGCATCGAACACGCCAAGCGTACCAGTGATACGATCTCTATGGTAAAAAGCTACCACAACCTTGGCAATCTGCACCCGGGGAAAGACCCGGCACAGATCGATAGCTCCTTAATGTACGGTAAACTGGCTACCGACCTGTTGCTGGTTTTCAACCCAAACGACCACGATATGCTCGCCCGCCGCTACGGGGCTGACGGAAGAGCATACATCAGACGTGGCGACCTCGTTCGGGGCCGCGAGATGATTGAGCGCTCACTTGAAATGTACCGAAAAGCGGGTGACCCGCTGTACGTTTTTGGCGAAACCCACTATCTCGGTCGGGTGAACCGTAAACTAGGCAATCTGAAGGAAGCCGGCCGCTTACTATTTGATGCGGCGGAGCAGTTAAAGAGCGTCCCACGAGCAGACCCGAGCTATTTGTACTCGGAACTCGGGCTATACTACCGAGAAATTGAGCAAGCTGATAGCACGGCAAAGTACATGGGGATGTACGCTGATGCCATCAGGGATCAGAGCAAGGACAAACAGGCTGCCAAAATCGCCTCCCTCGAGACCAAATTCCGCACCCAGGAGCAACGCGCCGAAATCGAACGCCTCGCCCTGGAGGATGAGCTGAACGAAGTGCGCATCACTCGCCAGCGCCAGTGGCTTGTACTCGCCGGCCTGGCCGTCATCCTCATCAGTCTGTTGGCCTACCGCCTCCTGCGGCAACGCAAGCGGATCGCGGCCCAGAACGACCAGATCTCCCTCGCCCTGGGGCAAAAGGAAATGCTCATCCGGGAGATCCATCACCGGGTGAAGAACAACCTCCAACTCGTTTCCAGCTTGCTCTCCCTGCAGAGCCGTTACCTGGAAGACGAAGGGGCCGTAGCTGCCCTTAAAATGGGTAACAGCCGGGTGCGAAGCATGGCGCTCATTCACCAGCGGCTGTATCTCGAAGATGAGGTGAACACCCGCGTCAACGCCAAGGATTACTTCGAAAAGCTGGCCGACGAACTGGTCGGCAACCTCTCCGGGCCGGGCCGGGACCTCTCCCTCTCCGTTCGCGTCGAGAACCTCGATCTCGACATCGACACCATCATCCCCCTTGGCCTCATCGCCAACGAGTTACTGACGAACGCGCTGAAGTACGCCTGGGCCGAAGGGCAACCGGGCCATTTGGTCCTGGCGCTGTCGCAGGTGCCGGGTGAGGACCAACTCCGCCTCATCGTTGAGGATGACGGCGTAGGGATTAAGGGTGACCCGGTAGAGAACCCGTCATCCTTCGGCTATTTATTGATCAGTAGCCTGGTGGGGCAACTGGAAGGAAAGATCGAGGTGAATAGTGAGGGTGGGGGGACGAGCGTAGTGGTGACGGCGCCGCGAGCGGTTTGATTTGCCAGCCATTTAGTGATGTACTTCGGGGGTGATCAGTAGGCTAGTGAGTAACGAATTGAAGACGGCCACCCAACGCGGGCGACGCTGAAAAGCTCGTGTGTGGAGTATTCTTTAAATAATTGTGATGATCGTGCCGTCGGGGGTTGGTGAAAATTGTGACCAAAATGGTTTAATATTCTTACGAGCCCCCGCAAGCGTGACGGAATTGGCTACATTGAGGGTTATGCTATGAATGATTAGCTGCGCAGTGCGTCGTCGCTGAACCATCGTATTTTTACCAATTCTTTAGGTCTAGACTTTCAGGCTACACGACTATATCATAATCGCATGAAACAGCTTAACCATTCACGGTTTGGGAATAGGATCATCTACAGTTTAGTGATTCTACTGGCGGCGGCGGGGCTCTTTGCCGGCGTTTTGGAGGAATCTGTTAAGGGTGGCGTCCTCGAGTTAGGGACCGAATTAAACGTGAGCGCTGAGCCGAGCTCAATGCAATCCTTAGCTACAGAGAGTGCCAGGTTGGGTGGGCCCAATTTGGCTACTCATGCTTTTGGCGAAGACGGCGAGAACGTAACCGTTGCCGAAGAAGCCATGTGCGTCCCCCTGATTGTACTGGCTCCTACGCTATTAGTGGATGGGATATGCGCCCTCAGCACCACCCCCCTCGAAGGCCTCGCCCTCAACGTTGAGGACACCATCACCGGGGGAACCTTCACCTTCACTACCCAAAGGATCGACGGTGCCACGATGATAGCCGACGCGCCGGTGATAAACGCCACCTCGATCGACGGCACCCAGTTTAACCAGGGAGATTCCGTGGTCGTCACCGTTGCCTACGACGGCACGAACGCGATGACCGCCGATGGAATGATGGCCTGTGATACTACAATCGAGTACCGCCTCATCGTCGATAACGCATTTTGTGGCTGTGACCTGGCGATTGCCGACGTGCAGAGCGTCTGTACTTTCTCTACCGCCGATCAGCGTTCCACCTACGAGCTTACCGTGGAAGTTACCGCTGATGCCATTCTGGAAGGGGAGACCGTCAACCTTATTGTCGACGACGTACTCGTCGCTTCCGCCTCACTGACTTCCGGTAGCCTCACCTTTACCGACGTGCCCATCGATAACTTGCCGGGACTGGACATTAACGTAAAAGTTGCCCTCGATGACAACCCCGCCTGTGAATTTGAGCGCTTCATCGACCTCGTCGGCTGCTCCGGCCTTTGCGCTAACGCAACGGGTAGCAACGTAGTCGGTGGCCAGGTCTTCATTGACGACGACCTGGACGGAGAGCTGGACGGTAATGAAACAGGGCCTGGTTTGATCCGCATCCGAATCTACGACTGCAATGATAACTTGGTCCTGACGGACTTTACCGACGGGCAGGGCAACTGGTTCGTAAACACCCTCGATGCGGGTGAACAGTACCGCGTCGAGTTCGATACCCCCAGAAACCCTGAATTGGAAAGCTCCCTGAGTGGCCCCGACAATGGTTCCGAAGTGCAATTCATCACCGTCCCTACGCCAGACGGCGACGGTAATATCCGGGAATGTGGCATCAACTACGGCCTGACCAATCCCGCCCTTTACTGTCAGGATAACCCCTTGCTGCTGACTCCCTGTTACTACGTGGGTAACCAGAACCGCAGCAGCCCCGCCCTGATCGGCGTCTACTACGATGAGCCCGGAGGCACCAACCCCGAAAAGTTTGGCCTGCTCGCCGCCGAAGAGATTGGTACTACCTGGGGCGTAGCCTACCAACGCGATGAACGCAAGATCTACCTCGCCAGCGTCGTGCGTAACTATATGGACTACGGCCCCTTCGGCTTCGAGGCCATCTACGTCAGCGACTTCACGGACCCCGCCGGGGATACGGGCGCCGACCCCACGGTCTCCGCTCCTGGACGCATTTTGCTAGAAACGGACCTGGGTATTGATCTGGGTACGGACCCCCGCTCGGTTGCCATCACTTCTGACGGCAGCAACCCCTTTTTCGACAATGCCTACCTCGGCGTAGGTAAGGCCGGTATTGGCGATATCGACATTTCCGACGATGGGAATACGCTGTATGTCACCAACCTGAACGAGGCGGCGCGTAGCCTGGTCCGCATCGATGTAAGTGATCCCGACAACCCCACGCTAATCGACGAGATCGCCATCCCCAACCCCGGTTGTTCGGGCACGAATGACTTTGCGCCCTGGGCGATTAAGTATTACCAGGGTGAGGTTTACGTCGGCGTTACGTGTACGGCGGAAGACACGGGGAACCCAGCGGATATGTCCGCCACCGTTTACCGTTTTGACGGCACCACTTTCACCAGCATTGCGTCCGCCCCGCTTGATTACCAGCGTGGAGCGGCGACTTACCGGAGCAACGGTACGTTTGCCTCCGCCAATTGGCAGCCCTGGTCCAACACCTGGGACCCGGAGCAGTTGCCGCTACCTAGTAATCCAAATAGCCGGCCACGTAGGGACTTGGTCAGCCAGCCGATGCCTATTCTTCAGGATATTGAGTTTGGTGATGATGGCTCTTTGTACTTCAGTATCGGCGACCGCTTCAGTTTTATGGCGGCTTTTCTTCAACGGGAGTGGGGCACCACGGGCGGCGAAGTCTACACACCGGTAGCCGCTGGAGATCTCCTCCGATTCTGCGATGAAGGGGGGACTTACGTTGTGGAAGGCTCCGGCTCCTGCCCACAACCGGTTACGGATGCAGCCTCTCAGCAGATATCGGCCATTCCGGTGACTAACGAGTTTTTCGACGATAACTACATCAACCAATTCAACCCCCGGGCCGGCCACTCCGAGGCCTTACTTGGAGGGGTCACCACCGTTCCTGGGCGTAGTCAATTGGTGACCATTGCCTTTGACCCCATCGCCAATCGGGGGCCAGTCAATACTAGCGGTATTCGCTTTTACAACAATGACGGAAGCGTCAGCAAAGGGCTCGTGATCGTGCCCAGCAACGCCATTTCCAACAACGCAAAGGGCGGTAGCCTGGGTGACCTGGAAGCACTCTGTGATCCGGGCCCCATCGAGTTAGGCAACTACGTTTGGTTTGATTTGGACGGCGACGGTGCCCAGGACCCCTGCGAGCCTCCGGTTGCCGGCGTAATGATGAAACTATTCCGCAAGGACGATGCCGGCGTTACCCAATTGGCCACCACCACCACGAATGCCCTCGGTAACTACTCTTTCGTCGGTGATGGCCAGGACAACGCGACTTGGTCGGGCGCTGGCGCGGGTGCCAGGGTAAGTAGTACGGAGCAGTATTTCATCGCCGCCTGTGGCGATAGCTTTACGCCAGGGGATTCCACCCTGGTCGTAGGAACGACCACCTACTGCCTTACGGTGCCCAATACCGGTGCCCGCAACGATGGTGACTTAAGTGACTCGGACTTCACCGTGATGGACGTAGGGCCAAACCAATTCCCCGCCTACTGTACCGTCGGGGACGACACCAGAGGAACGAATAACAGTTTCGACCTGGGGCTGAAGCCACCTCCCTGTGAGTTGGACTTCGAAAACCTGACCGTTAATTGTACCAACGACAGCGAGTTCACCGTCTCTTTCGACCTGGATTACGACTATGACAACGCTACGGCTGCCGGGGAGCAACTCTTCATCCAGGTAAACGGAGAAGAAGTAGGGGACAGCCCCTACACCCTGATCCAGACGGCCGGGACGATCTCCGGTCTATCCTATACCTCGACGACGCCTCAGCTTGGGGTGGACGTGCGCACCTTCTTTGCGATCAACCGCGACTGTGAAATCAGCCGGGTGATTGATCTGGTAGCCTGCACCGTCCCTTGTTCCGACCCCGCCGGTGCCGGCCAGGTTGGTGGTAACGTGTTCAACGATAATAACAATAACGGTACCCAGGACGCTACGGAGTTTGGCCAGGGCAACGTCACCGTCAAAGTCTATGACTGCGCCGACATGCTGGTGTGCGAGACCTTTTCTAACGGAGACGGTGCCTGGTCTTGCGACCTGAATCCGGGGGAAGAATACCGCGTAGAATACTCCACGCCACTGCTGCCTAACCTGGAGGAAAGTTTCGCCGGTCCGGACAACGGGACCAGCGTACAGTTCGTCACCGGCGGCACCTGTGGGGCGGATTACGGAGTGCTGGACCCGGGTGAGTTCTGCAACCAGCAGGAGTTGCTCCTGGCCGTAAGTTGTTACGAATCCGGTAGTTTGCAAGGGAGCAATTCTGGTAATGCAGCCTTCATCGCCTTTGGTGCGGATGCTTCCGGGACGTCTACGGCTCCCCGCCAGGATGCTGACCTGAGTGAGGTAGGCAGTACCTGGGGTGGGGCGCACATCCCCCAAACCAGCCGGGTTTTTCTCGGAACGGTCCTTAAGCGCCATTCCGGAATCGCCGATGGCCTCGGGTATCTGTACGAATTGGATTACACCGATGTTAACTCTCCCAGCCTGACTCAAAGCCTCAACTTGGAGGGCGTAGTTCCTCAAAATCGCCCCGGTCGTGCGCTGGACTTTGGCTTCGTCTGCCGGGGCCAGAACCGCTGTGATACCTTAGCCGGAAGAACGGGCATCTTCACCGATTACCGCCTTCCGGACGATCCGCTTGACCCCAGCGTGGACCTCGACGCCTTTGACAAAGTGGGTAAAGTTGGCTTCGGCGACGTCGATTACGATGCGGCCTCCGGCTTACTCTGGATGGTCAACCTCTTCGAGCGTACCCTGCTGAGTATGGACGTAAGCGCCGCTGACCCACTGGCGACGATCAATGCCTACGAGATCAACGATGCCTTTGGCATCCCCGCCTGCCCGGGTGGCGAGCCCCGGCCCTGGGGCCTGGAGTTTGATAATGGTCTAGGGTATTTGGGCTTGGTCTGCGACGCCGCCGGTAGTCAGGACATCAGCCAGTTGGAGACCTTCATCATGCAGTTCGATCCGGCTGACCCCGGCGCCGGGTACACCACGCTGGTCCGTATCCCGATCCAGGAGGAGAACCGGGGTAAGTTTGTCGACGAACTTTTCTACCAATCGGGAGACATGAACCCCTGGGTAAATACGCTTGACGACCTGCCCGTGGATTTGCAGGATTCCCTGGCAGCGCGGGACGGATTCAACGGTGCGCTTTCCTTCAAGTTCCCGCAACCAATCATTTCGGATATTGACTTTACCCCCGACGGTGCGTTGGTGGTAAGCGTACTTGACCGTAACGCTCTGCAATTTGGCTTTCTGCAATTGACGCCCGAGTCGGGAAGTACGAGCCTGGTGAATGCTATTTCCTACGGTGATCTGTTCTGGCTCTGCCCACGCGGAGACGGTGGCTACCGGAAGGAAGCTGATGGCGCCTGTAACCCCGGCCAACCCGACGTTACCAGTCCATTTTATCAGGGAGGAAACGATTACTTTGAATTGTTAGCGGGTGATGGTTCTCAGGATAATGCTTTGGGTAGCCACATCGTCCTGAATAATGATGGTCAGGTTGTGTACAGCGTTTTTGACCCCTACCCACCCGGAACGGACGTAAGTGGATTCACTTTCCAGAATAACCCCTACATCAATACCCAGGGCATTCACTATAACAATCTGGTCAGTGGTGCCCACGAGGATTGGTACCGGATCGTTGCTCGCAACGACGCGCGCGACGACTACGGCAAGGGCCTGGGTCTAGGAGACCTCGTCGCCCTTTGTGATGCGCCCGCCATCCAGTTGGGTAACTACGTCTGGCTCGACGAAGATGAGGATGGCATTCAGGATGCCTGCGAACCTCCCATCGAGGGTATGACCGTCAAGTTGTATGCCAAACCCACCTCCCCCGCACCCGCGGCAGCGCCCGTATTACTGGCTACGACGACCACGGACGCAAACGGCAACTACTACTTCGCCGGCCGCGACGACGATCAGGCCATTTGGGAAACCGGAGTGGAAGACACCATCATCGCCGGTAACCAGTACTTCATTGCCTTTTGCGGTGATGATGGCTATAACGATGAGTCCAATATTCTTTCCGTCATGGGCCAGCTCCTCTGCATTAGCCCGACCGACGTAGTGCTTGGCGGCGACGAAAATCCTGACCTGATTGATTCGGATATTACTGAGTTGATGGTTGGCAACTTCGGCGTTTTACCCGCCTACTGTACGGTAGCGGGAGAGGCTGACACGACTAATCATACTTTTGATGCTGGTTTCAAACCCGTATTTATTTATGACCTGGCCTTACGCAAAGAACTCTCTCCCGGCCAGGCACCTGGCTTCCGTGCTGGTGATGCGGTCAGCTTTGACGTGACCATTGTCAACCAGGGAGATACGACCGCATACGGTATTCTGGTTGGGGACAGTACGTCGATTGGGCTGACCTACACCGGTTTGAGTGCCATTACCCCCGCAGGAACCGGAACGATCATTTCCGCGCGTGGATCGGTAACGGACCTGGTGGAGGATGCCGCCGCCCAAACCTTTACCATTGATTCACTGCTGGCCAACGACAGCATTGTCGTAACGGTCACTACCCAAATTGACGCTGCTGCGATCGATGCGCCTGAAAGATCGTTCGTTAACCGAGCCGAAATCCAGGAATTCTTTGAGGATGACGCGCGCACGGAAATGGCGGTCGATGACGACTCCACTCCGGACAACATCTTCAGCAACGATGGGGGCGGGGAAGTCATGACCCCCTCCGACAATAGTACCGGCGGTGACGGCACCGGCGCGCCCGGCGACGAAGACGCTACGACCGACGAAGATGATGCCGACCCCGCATCCGTCCCCGTCTACGATC carries:
- a CDS encoding SdrD B-like domain-containing protein; amino-acid sequence: MKQLNHSRFGNRIIYSLVILLAAAGLFAGVLEESVKGGVLELGTELNVSAEPSSMQSLATESARLGGPNLATHAFGEDGENVTVAEEAMCVPLIVLAPTLLVDGICALSTTPLEGLALNVEDTITGGTFTFTTQRIDGATMIADAPVINATSIDGTQFNQGDSVVVTVAYDGTNAMTADGMMACDTTIEYRLIVDNAFCGCDLAIADVQSVCTFSTADQRSTYELTVEVTADAILEGETVNLIVDDVLVASASLTSGSLTFTDVPIDNLPGLDINVKVALDDNPACEFERFIDLVGCSGLCANATGSNVVGGQVFIDDDLDGELDGNETGPGLIRIRIYDCNDNLVLTDFTDGQGNWFVNTLDAGEQYRVEFDTPRNPELESSLSGPDNGSEVQFITVPTPDGDGNIRECGINYGLTNPALYCQDNPLLLTPCYYVGNQNRSSPALIGVYYDEPGGTNPEKFGLLAAEEIGTTWGVAYQRDERKIYLASVVRNYMDYGPFGFEAIYVSDFTDPAGDTGADPTVSAPGRILLETDLGIDLGTDPRSVAITSDGSNPFFDNAYLGVGKAGIGDIDISDDGNTLYVTNLNEAARSLVRIDVSDPDNPTLIDEIAIPNPGCSGTNDFAPWAIKYYQGEVYVGVTCTAEDTGNPADMSATVYRFDGTTFTSIASAPLDYQRGAATYRSNGTFASANWQPWSNTWDPEQLPLPSNPNSRPRRDLVSQPMPILQDIEFGDDGSLYFSIGDRFSFMAAFLQREWGTTGGEVYTPVAAGDLLRFCDEGGTYVVEGSGSCPQPVTDAASQQISAIPVTNEFFDDNYINQFNPRAGHSEALLGGVTTVPGRSQLVTIAFDPIANRGPVNTSGIRFYNNDGSVSKGLVIVPSNAISNNAKGGSLGDLEALCDPGPIELGNYVWFDLDGDGAQDPCEPPVAGVMMKLFRKDDAGVTQLATTTTNALGNYSFVGDGQDNATWSGAGAGARVSSTEQYFIAACGDSFTPGDSTLVVGTTTYCLTVPNTGARNDGDLSDSDFTVMDVGPNQFPAYCTVGDDTRGTNNSFDLGLKPPPCELDFENLTVNCTNDSEFTVSFDLDYDYDNATAAGEQLFIQVNGEEVGDSPYTLIQTAGTISGLSYTSTTPQLGVDVRTFFAINRDCEISRVIDLVACTVPCSDPAGAGQVGGNVFNDNNNNGTQDATEFGQGNVTVKVYDCADMLVCETFSNGDGAWSCDLNPGEEYRVEYSTPLLPNLEESFAGPDNGTSVQFVTGGTCGADYGVLDPGEFCNQQELLLAVSCYESGSLQGSNSGNAAFIAFGADASGTSTAPRQDADLSEVGSTWGGAHIPQTSRVFLGTVLKRHSGIADGLGYLYELDYTDVNSPSLTQSLNLEGVVPQNRPGRALDFGFVCRGQNRCDTLAGRTGIFTDYRLPDDPLDPSVDLDAFDKVGKVGFGDVDYDAASGLLWMVNLFERTLLSMDVSAADPLATINAYEINDAFGIPACPGGEPRPWGLEFDNGLGYLGLVCDAAGSQDISQLETFIMQFDPADPGAGYTTLVRIPIQEENRGKFVDELFYQSGDMNPWVNTLDDLPVDLQDSLAARDGFNGALSFKFPQPIISDIDFTPDGALVVSVLDRNALQFGFLQLTPESGSTSLVNAISYGDLFWLCPRGDGGYRKEADGACNPGQPDVTSPFYQGGNDYFELLAGDGSQDNALGSHIVLNNDGQVVYSVFDPYPPGTDVSGFTFQNNPYINTQGIHYNNLVSGAHEDWYRIVARNDARDDYGKGLGLGDLVALCDAPAIQLGNYVWLDEDEDGIQDACEPPIEGMTVKLYAKPTSPAPAAAPVLLATTTTDANGNYYFAGRDDDQAIWETGVEDTIIAGNQYFIAFCGDDGYNDESNILSVMGQLLCISPTDVVLGGDENPDLIDSDITELMVGNFGVLPAYCTVAGEADTTNHTFDAGFKPVFIYDLALRKELSPGQAPGFRAGDAVSFDVTIVNQGDTTAYGILVGDSTSIGLTYTGLSAITPAGTGTIISARGSVTDLVEDAAAQTFTIDSLLANDSIVVTVTTQIDAAAIDAPERSFVNRAEIQEFFEDDARTEMAVDDDSTPDNIFSNDGGGEVMTPSDNSTGGDGTGAPGDEDATTDEDDADPASVPVYDLALTKVLADPNIDPAMITVGQAIPFQINVFNQGTDTVFNVEVTDYIPCGYTFDMADNPTWTGVFPTVTTTLAGPLVPGGGEQVTIVLRFASDNCAGANSLVNRAEISSFEDADGNNPVDFDSTPDQDPINDPGGIVNDVTDDIVTGNGNALPPNNDPATDEDDSDPAGLNVFDLAIFKVIDSTDADNLGPYLIGDVVKYNIGVTEQGNLPATSVTITDLVPPGLSFDPSFGMNASTQGGGTWMAGGGDEVSLTITDFSSLSTAGTPALEGGDTAIVSIWLQVEIPPNGDIETNYTNFANIAEASYESPRTPGTFITVTGDGDSPYGLDAGNDPNEEDNETEGNTPTDDIDSQDPAFIEVLLGVAVGDTTFIDVNGDGLQDAGDLPLEGVTVTIFNADGRPVTVDFLGNPVVPQMTGADGSYLFVDLPSGDYYVEFDLSTAVNGELYDYTRANAGDDALDSDVTPADPMDDVGNSDPTGVIPPGDTVRTLDAGVVCAIQVTVADPATICSTQPIDLTAGASITPTSLGGFWTTTGRGVFRDATGAELMPDPVTGGYAFGVAATYAPSSADAMAGSVTLTLTTNTPPAASTCEPVSASVTFTVLKVDCGSLFWDGQD